A region of the Candidatus Bathyarchaeota archaeon genome:
TTGTGAGTGTCGCTCTCTCATAGACCCCCCTTTATATAGCCCCCTACAATTTTTGCATGCATTACTGAGAGGCACAGGAAGAATCCAGTCTACTTCGTAAACTTCCTTCGATTCCTTTTGAATCTCTTCTTGCATTTCACACTACAGAAATAGTAATTTTCTCCTTCATGCTTGATCTTAAATTTAGCAGTTTTTTCGTTCAGAACCGCGCCGCAAACAGGATCTCTAGGCATTGTCTCGCGCCTCACCCATGTGTGCGCGTTGCGATGCTGTTTAGGCTTGGCGTATGTTCTAGTTCTCTTGCGCGGACTCCCTTATGATTCTCGATAACTCTTATTTTCCCTTGTCTCCCGATTCGCAGTTGAGTTTCACCTCTATAAGCAGTGACCCGTGCGTTTTCAATTTCAACTA
Encoded here:
- a CDS encoding YHS domain-containing protein — encoded protein: MPRDPVCGAVLNEKTAKFKIKHEGENYYFCSVKCKKRFKRNRRKFTK